One Rhinolophus sinicus isolate RSC01 linkage group LG06, ASM3656204v1, whole genome shotgun sequence DNA window includes the following coding sequences:
- the LOC109458608 gene encoding guanylate-binding protein 6 — translation MASGHNMMAPICLVENNNEQLSVNQKALQILDKISQPVVVVAIVGLYRTGKSYLMNCLAGQKDGFPLGSTVQSETKGIWMWCVPHPSKPNHTLVLLDTEGLGDVEKGNPKNDSWIFALAVLLSSSFVYNSMSTINHQALEQLQYVTELTELIRAKSSPSPEEVEDSSEFVSFFPDFIWSVRDFTLELKLNGCPITEDEYLENALKLIPGRNPKVQMSNLPREAIRHFFPKRKCFVFDRPTNDKELLANIENVTETQLEPEFQEQAKNFCSYIFSQARTKTLREGITVTGKRLGTLVVTYVDAINSGAVPCLENAVTTLAQLENSAAVQKAAAHYSEQMAKRVSFPTDTLQELLDLHAAYEREAIKIFMKHSFKDENQEFQKRLVEILKNKKKSFLLQNEEASAKYCQAKLDQLSTALMERILAGTFSVSGGHKLYLETKERIERDYWQVPRKGVKANEVFQRFLQSQAAIEKSILQSDKALTDGEKAIAEERARKQAAEKEQELLRQQLQEQQLQMEAQERSLQENIVQLKEKLERERENAIREQNMMLDHKLKVQRDLLTEGFRKEAEKMNTEINHLKNMAAQNDDTPWIARTLDKFAREFTSILCVPANLLGKVMSGLTSLLKKK, via the exons ATGGCATCTGGACACAACATGATGGCCCCCATTTGTCTGGTGGAAAACAACAATGAGCAGCTGTCAGTGAACCAGAAAGCTCTACAGATTCTTGACAAGATTTCTCAGCCAGTGGTGGTCGTGGCCATTGTAGGACTATATCGTACAGGCAAATCCTACTTGATGAACTGTCTTGCAGGACAGAAAGATG GCTTCCCTCTGGGCTCCACAGTGCAGTCTGAAACCAAGGGCATCTGGATGTGGTGTGTGCCTCACCCTTCTAAGCCTAACCACACCCTAGTCCTTCTGGACACCGAGGGCCTGGGTGATGTGGAAAAG GGCAACCCCAAGAATGACTCCTGGATCTTCGCACTGGCCGTGCTTCTGAGCAGCAGCTTTGTCTACAACAGCATGAGCACCATCAACCACCAGGCGCTGGAGCAGCTGCA ATATGTGACAGAACTGACAGAACTCATCAGGGCAAAGTCCTCCCCTTCCCCGGAAGAAGTAGAAGATTCCTCAGAGTTTGTGAGTTTCTTTCCAGACTTTATCTGGTCTGTCCGGGATTTCACCCTGGAGCTGAAGTTAAACGGTTGCCCTATCACAGAAGATGAGTACCTGGAGAATGCCTTGAAGCTGATTCCAG gcagAAATCCCAAAGTCCAAATGTCCAATCTTCCCAGAGAGGCCATCCGGCATTTCTTCCCAAAACGGAAGTGTTTTGTCTTTGATCGGCCAACAAATGACAAAGAACTCCTAGCCAATATTGAGAATGTGACAGAAACACAGCTGGAACCTGAATTCCAGGAACAAGCGAAGAATTTCTGTTCTTATATCTTCAGCCAGGCGAGAACCAAGACCCTCAGAGAGGGAATCACGGTCACTGGGAAAC GGCTGGGAACTCTGGTGGTGACCTATGTGGATGCCATCAATAGTGGAGCAGTACCTTGTTTGGAAAATGCAGTGACAACTCTGGCCCAGCTTGAGAACTCAGCGGCTGTGCAGAAGGCAGCCGCCCACTACAGTGAGCAGATGGCCAAGCGAGTGAGTTTCCCCACAGACACACTCCAGGAGCTGCTGGACCTGCACGCAGCCTATGAGAGGGAAGCCATTAAAATCTTCATGAAGCACTCCTTCAAGGATGAAAACCAGGAGTTCCAGAAGAGGCTTGTG GAAATCCTAAAGAATAAGAAGAAGAGTTTCTTGCTGCAGAATGAAGAGGCATCTGCTAAATACTGCCAGGCTAAACTTGATCAACTCTCAACGGCCCTAATGGAAAGGATTTTAGCAGGAACATTCTCTGTTTCTGGCGGTCACAAGCTTTACctggaaacaaaggaaaggatTGAACGGGACTATTGGCAAGTGCCCAGGAAAGGAGTGAag GCGAATGAGGTATTTCAGAGGTTCCTGCAGTCACAGGCAGCCATAGAGAAATCCATCCTGCAGTCAGACAAAGCGCTCACTGATGGGGAGAAGGCCATAGCAG AGGAGCGGGCCAGGAAGCAGGCAGCTGAGAAGGAACAGGAGCTGCTGCGGCAACAACTgcaggagcagcagctgcagATGGAGGCACAAGAGAGGAGTCTCCAGGAAAACATCGTCCAACTGAAGGAGAAgctggagagggaaagagaaaacgCAATAAGAGAGCAGAATATGATGCTGGACCATAAACTGAAG gtccAAAGAGATCTACTTACTGAAGGATTTAGAAAAGAAGCTGAGAAGATGAATACAGAGATAAACCATTTGAAAAATATGGCTGCTCAAAATGATGATACTCCCTGGATAGCAAGAACTTTAGACAAATTTGCCAGGGAGTTCACTTCAATATTGTGTGTTCCTGCTAATCTTCTTGGTAAAGTTATGTCAGGCTTGACCTCActacttaaaaagaaatag